A part of Chanodichthys erythropterus isolate Z2021 chromosome 4, ASM2448905v1, whole genome shotgun sequence genomic DNA contains:
- the sipa1l1 gene encoding signal-induced proliferation-associated 1-like protein 1 isoform X1, translating into MTSLKRSQTERSVGGSVPATDEFYTRRLRLPNGGAPPPRSESTHLTGTPGVPKMGVRARVADWPPRKDGGSGGSGGGGGNGGGVWHITVETDSPSTTTGSAQSNLSSKLGHLISPQDSSMLRNIHNTLKNKMHSKGKDNRFLSPDGYLGSPRKGMRRIRQRSNSDITISELDGDGSEGWSFSGWTPMHREYGSTSSIDKHGVSGESFFDMLKGYQTEAPDQRSPAPEKLSELLTVAHKQTALDLPDGPLGPLRGSPASRLKEREKHMKRRSKSETGGESIFRKLRSVKAEGDSSRAGSDAEDGKSDDMGPPPKPWVCQKGFAHFDIQSILFDLNEAVQSRQSAVKRKNTTTGASAAAAASASNTSSLSSTQSGAYSSPCGSQEELNIKDGPSLDSGDDKSNDLVLSCPCFRNEIGGEGERNISPSKQGSIGSGASSSSRDEEGSPERAPNTHFSNAGVAVLESPKDGKSLHHDRGKSNIVEHVDLGAYYYRKYFYLREHWNYLGVDETLGPVAVSIRREKLEDHKEHGQQYNYRIIFRTSELTTLRGSILEDAVPSTSKHGLARGLPLKEVLDYLVPELNAHCLRLALNTPKVTEQLMKLDEQGLSFQLKVGIMYCQAGQSSEEEMYNNEAAGPALEEFLQLLGERVRLKGFSKYRAQLDTKTDSTGTHSLYTNFKDYEIMFHVSTMLPYTPNNKQQLLRKRHIGNDIVTIVFQEPGAKPFSPKNIRSHFQHVFVVVRALNPCSENTCYSVAVARSRDVPAFGPPIPEDATFPKSTVFRDFLLAKVINAENAAHKSDKFRAMATRTRQEYLRDLAERHVTSTPIDPSGKFPFISLAHKRKEKTRPYLGAELRSPGAITWPVYAEDHGAGGELEALLAISNDFLVLVDPEAKAVVFNCAVRDVIGWTLGSPASMKIYYERGENISLRSINNNTEDFREVVKRLEHLTKGCETSEMTLRRNGLGQLGFHVNYEGIVAEVEPYGYAWQAGLRQGSRLVEICKVAVATLSHEQMIDLLRTSVTVKVVIIPPHEDATPRRGCSELHRMPVVEYKGSNESGSFEYKFPFRSNNNKWQRTSSSPQQSLTASPQSHSGTPNRAVSLGASMGKTLSAERPERAAAIPRSVSSDGRPLDSKRMSPGSENYALTSSLMLGRSPHNRSSPSNLSCSSDTGSGSSAHWRQKSMPEGFAHNRHSPLPAERQMAAEGGSSGKSTPSWPRVEDSSDRPPSDAPVTKPSSSYSGGPRIQRQEQVIHLSPKKGSQSEGPYSHSSSNTLSSTTSSGGHSDDKWYDLGSGGMGEQPEAEPNGLGGGGYLQGASADSGIDATSYGPTHGSSSSLLAVGSAGARERAPSPWHSPTEGGRRVLERSPPVAESPVSPADVPPTTRSPPTHLLVRDGSSYSLSDMASHSSTRHSVSPAVLSSSHSSPREESSSATSPSSSSSQSSVSPGPKSFYPRQGATSKYLIGWRKPGSTINSVDFGDTRKRPQGEGTDAGSSQSRPSLRDLHSPQAMCKSTVEEDLKKLITPESPPSIQHKEKSSSSGLASSGRRSLHRTLSDESIYRGQRLPSLGDSVLEQALASDVLFSCSTLPRSPTTRGAPLRRPSYKMGIKMHGDLSASDTSLADLHERHRLPPPELGLMPLPDTDTDSGLDWTHLVDVANAFEGERRPQRSEPISLLFISPPQLCHSFAQSTCPSSVGGRVQRGFMFSSQDVSQRGETSLSPQHLELQPVPHTRLSPSEGPSSYSGKVSQLEALVKMLQEDLKKEREEKLKLQAQIKRLWEDNQRLQEESQSSAAKLKKFTEWVFNTIDLN; encoded by the exons ATGACCAGTCTAAAGCGTTCACAGACCGAACGGTCTGTGGGCGGCTCCGTTCCCGCCACAGATGAGTTTTATACTCGGCGTCTACGCTTGCCCAATGGTGGTGCTCCACCTCCTCGCAGCGAGAGCACGCACTTGACTGGCACGCCCGGAGTTCCCAAAATGGGCGTTCGAGCGCGGGTCGCCGACTGGCCCCCCAGGAAAGATGGCGGCAGTGGAGGAAGTGGAGGAGGGGGAGGAAATGGAGGTGGGGTGTGGCACATCACAGTGGAGACGGATTCCCCCTCCACCACCACAGGAAGTGCCCAGAGTAACTTATCAAGCAAGCTCGGCCACCTGATCAGCCCTCAGGACTCATCCATGCTGCGCAACATTCACAACACGCTGAAGAACAAGATGCATAGTAAAGGCAAAGACAATCGCTTCCTCTCACCCGATGGCTATCTCGGGTCACCCCGCAAGGGCATGCGTCGTATTCGGCAACGCAGCAACAGCGACATCACCATTAGTGAACTGGATGGTGATGGCAGTGAGGGCTGGTCTTTCTCAGGATGGACGCCCATGCATCGAGAGTATGGCAGTACCTCATCTATTGACAAGCACGGCGTGTCTGGTGAAAGCTTCTTCGATATGCTCAAAGGCTACCAGACGGAAGCTCCAGACCAACGCAGCCCTGCCCCTGAAAAGTTAAGCGAGTTACTTACAGTAGCCCATAAACAAACTGCCCTTGACTTGCCTGACGGACCTCTTGGTCCTCTTCGTGGCAGTCCCGCCAGTCgtctgaaagaaagagaaaaacacaTGAAGAGGCGTTCAAAGTCGGAGACGGGTGGTGAGTCCATATTCCGCAAGTTGCGTAGCGTCAAAGCCGAAGGAGATTCATCACGTGCAGGTTCTGACGCAGAGGATGGAAAGTCTGATGATATGGGTCCCCCTCCCAAACCATGGGTCTGCCAGAAAGGTTTCGCGCACTTTGATATTCAGAGTATTCTGTTTGACCTGAATGAGGCTGTGCAGAGTCGGCAAAGTGCTGTTAAGCGGAAGAACACCACCACTGGTGCCTCTGCTGCAGCTGCGGCCTCTGCCTCCAACACTTCATCCCTTTCATCTACCCAAAGCGGAGCTTACAGCTCCCCTTGCGGCAGCCAGGAAGAGCTCAACATCAAGGATGGGCCTTCTCTTGACTCGGGTGATGACAAGAGCAACGATTTGGTTCTCAGCTGCCCGTGTTTCCGGAACGAAATTGGAGGTGAAGGAGAGAGGAACATCAGCCCTTCAAAGCAAGGTAGTATCGGCAGTGGCGCCTCCAGCTCTTCAAGAGATGAAGAAGGATCCCCTGAAAGAGCTCCCAACACACATTTCAGCAATGCAGGGGTGGCTGTTCTTGAATCCCCCAAGGATGGCAAAAGTCTCCACCACGATCGTGGAAAGAGCAACATAGTTGAACACGTGGACTTGGGTGCCTATTATTACCGAAAATACTTTTACTTGAGAG AGCACTGGAACTACTTAGGTGTTGATGAGACACTGGGACCTGTAGCTGTCAGCATTCGTCGGGAAAAACTGGAGGATCACAAAGAGCACGGCCAGCAATACAACTACAGAATCATCTTCAGAACCAGCGAG TTAACAACCTTACGGGGCTCCATTTTGGAGGATGCTGTGCCCTCCACCTCCAAGCATGGCTTGGCTCGAGGGCTGCCTTTAAAGGAGGTGCTGGATTACCTCGTACCTGAGCTCAATGCTCACTGCCTCCGACTTGCTCTTAACACACCGAAGGTCACAGAGCAGCTGATGAAACTGGATGAGCAGGGG CTCAGCTTCCAGTTGAAAGTGGGAATCATGTACTGTCAGGCCGGCCAGAGCAGCGAGGAGGAGATGTACAATAATGAGGCAGCAGGTCCCGCCCTAGAAGAGTTCCTGCAGTTGCTGGGGGAAAGGGTGCGCCTTAAGGGTTTTTCCAAGTACCGTGCCCAACTGGACACTAAAA CCGACTCTACTGGAACACATTCTTTGTACACAAATTTTAAAGACTATGAGATCATGTTCCACGTGTCTACAATGCTGCCCTACACGCCCAATAACAAACAGCAG CTGCTAAGGAAAAGACACATCGGAAATGACATTGTCACAATCGTGTTTCAAGAGCCCGGAGCAAAGCCCTTTAGTCCCAAGAACATCCGCTCACACTTTCAGCATGTCTTTGTGGTTGTACGCGCACTCAACCCGTGCTCTGAAAATACCTGCTACAG TGTGGCAGTGGCTCGCTCACGAGATGTACCTGCCTTTGGTCCACCTATTCCTGAGGATGCTACATTCCCAAAGTCCACAGTCTTTCGAGATTTCCTTTTGGCTAAGGtcatcaatgctgaaaatgcagccCACAAGTCAGACAAGTTTCGCGCCATGGCCACTCGGACACGGCAGGAGTACTTGAGGGACCTGGCTGAGCGGCACGTTACGAGCACGCCTATTGATCCCTCGGGCAAATTTCCTTTCATTTCTCTGGCCCACAAGCGTAAGGAGAAGACCCGGCCCTACCTTGGCGCGGAGCTTCGGAGCCCAGGGGCCATCACCTGGCCTGTTTACGCCGAGGACCATGGAGCCGGAGGAGAACTGGAGGCCCTGCTGGCCATTTCAAATGACTTTCTAGTGCTGGTGGACCCAGAAGCCAAGGCTGTTGTATTCAACTGCGCTGTCCGAGATGTCATTGGTTGGACGCTGGGAAGCCCTGCTTCCATGAAGATCTACTATGAACGTGGAGAGAACATCTCCCTACGCTCCATCAATAACAACACAGAAGACTTCCGTGAGGTTGTCAAACGTTTAGAG CACCTAACTAAAGGCTGTGAAACATCTGAGATGACCTTGCGGAGGAATGGGCTGGGCCAACTTGGCTTTCACGTTAACTATGAGGGCATCGTGGCAGAGGTGGAGCCGTACGGCTATGCCTGGCAAGCAGGGCTGAGGCAAGGCAGCCGATTGGTCGAAATTTGCAAGGTGGCTGTGGCAACACTTTCACACGAGCAGATGATAGACCTGCTCCGCACCTCAGTCACAGTGAAAGTTGTCATCATACCACCCCatgaggatgccacacctcgcAG GGGCTGTTCAGAACTGCACCGTATGCCAGTTGTTGAATACAAAGGCAGCAATGAGAGCGGCTCATTTGAGTACAAGTTTCCTTTCCGGAGCAATAACAACAAGTGGCAGCGCACCTCTTCCAGCCCACAGCAGTCCCTCACTGCCTCACCTCAGAGTCACAGCGGGACCCCGAACCGTGCTGTCAGCCTGGGGGCCAGCATGGGCAAGACCCTCTCTGCGGAGCGGCCAGAAAGAGCTGCTGCCATCCCCCGCAGCGTGTCCAGTGATGGTCGACCCCTGGACTCCAAAAG GATGTCTCCAGGTTCTGAGAACTATGCCCTGACCTCCTCTCTCATGTTGGGCCGCTCGCCGCACAACCGCAGTTCCCCCAGTAACCTCTCTTGTTCCAGTGACACGGGTTCAGGCAGCTCTGCTCACTGGAGGCAGAAGTCCATGCCTGAGGG ATTTGCACACAACAGGCACTCTCCTCTCCCAGCGGAGCGGCAAATGGCGGCAGAGGGAGGAAGCAGTGGCAAGTCAACCCCCAGCTGGCCCAGAGTGGAGGACAGCTCTGACAGACCACCATCAG ATGCTCCAGTCACTAAGCCTAGCTCGTCCTACTCAGGCGGCCCACGCATCCAGAGACAGGAACAGGTCATTCACCTTTCACCCAAGAAGGGCAGCCAG TCTGAAGGTCCATACTCCCACTCCAGCAGTAATACGCTCTCCAGTACCACGTCTAGTGGGGGTCACAGCGATGACAAGTGGTATGATCTTGGTAGTGGAGGGATGGGAGAGCAGCCTGAAGCTGAGCCAAACGGTCTGGGTGGCGGTGGCTACCTGCAGGGTGCTTCAGCTGACAGTGGCATCGATGCTACATCATACGGCCCTACCCATGGGAGTTCCAGCTCTCTGCTGGCTGTGGGATCTGCTGGGGCCAGAGAAAGAGCCCCTTCACCCTGGCACAGCCCCACAGAAGGGGGCCGGAGGGTGCTTGAGAGGTCCCCTCCCGTTGCAGAGTCCCCAGTGTCCCCTGCTGATGTTCCGCCTACTACCCGAAGCCCACCGACCCATCTACTGGTCCGGGATGGCAGTTCTTACAGTCTGAGTGACATGGCCTCCCATTCTAG CACACGCCACTCTGTCAGCCCTGCAGTCCTGAGCTCCAGCCACAGCTCCCCACGTGAAGAGTCTTCCTCGGCCACCTccccctcctcctcttcctcccagAGCTCAGTGTCACCTGGCCCCAAGAGTTTCTATCCTCGCCAAGGGGCCACTAGCAAGTACCTGATCGGCTGGAGGAAACCGGGCAGCACCATCAACTCTGTGGACTTTGGGGACACACGCAA AAGACCACAGGGTGAGGGGACAGACGCTGGGTCTTCTCAGTCGAGGCCTTCTCTTAGGGATCTGCACTCTCCTCAAGCCATGTGCAAGTCTACAGTGGAAGAAGATCTGAAGAAACTCATCACACCAGAAAGTCCCCCATCCATTCAGCACAAGGAGAAG TCCTCCTCCTCAGGTCTAGCAAGCTCAGGGCGGCGTTCTCTGCACCGCACCCTGTCAGATGAGAGTATATACCGGGGTCAGCGGCTGCCGTCTCTGGGAGATTCAGttctggagcaggctctggccAGTGACGTGCTCTTCAGCTGCTCTACCCTTCCACGATCGCCGACCACCCGTGGCGCCCCTCTGCGCAGACCTTCCTACAAAATGGGCATCAAGATGCATG GTGACCTCTCAGCGTCTGACACCTCTCTAGCAGACCTGCACGAGCGGCACAGGCTGCCTCCTCCTGAGCTGGGTCTCATGCCTCTCCCGGACACGGACACAGACAGCGGCCTGGACTGGACCCACCTTGTGGATGTTGCCAATGCTTTCGAGGGTGAGAGAAGACCACAGCGCAGTGAGCCCATTTCTCTTCTCTTTATCTCTCCTCCTCAGCTATGTCACAGCTTTGCACAATCCACCTGTCCATCTTCTGTAGGAGGGagag TGCAAAGAGGGTTTATGTTTAGTTCTCAGGACGTCAGTCAGAGAGGAGAGACTTCACTCAGTCCTCAGCATCTAGAGCTGCAGCCAGTGCCCCACACCAGACTCTCCCCCAG TGAGGGGCCTTCAAGCTACAGTGGGAAGGTTTCTCAGCTAGAAGCTTTGGTGAAGATGTTGCAGGAGGACTTGAAGAAA GAAAGGGAAGAGAAATTGAAACTTCAGGCACAAATTAAGAGGCTTTGGGAGGACAATCAGAGGCTGCAAGAAGAGTCTCAAAGCTCTGCTGCCAAGCTCAAGAAGTTCACAGAGTGGGTCTTTAACACCATCGATCTGAACTGA
- the sipa1l1 gene encoding signal-induced proliferation-associated 1-like protein 1 isoform X4: MTSLKRSQTERSVGGSVPATDEFYTRRLRLPNGGAPPPRSESTHLTGTPGVPKMGVRARVADWPPRKDGGSGGSGGGGGNGGGVWHITVETDSPSTTTGSAQSNLSSKLGHLISPQDSSMLRNIHNTLKNKMHSKGKDNRFLSPDGYLGSPRKGMRRIRQRSNSDITISELDGDGSEGWSFSGWTPMHREYGSTSSIDKHGVSGESFFDMLKGYQTEAPDQRSPAPEKLSELLTVAHKQTALDLPDGPLGPLRGSPASRLKEREKHMKRRSKSETGGESIFRKLRSVKAEGDSSRAGSDAEDGKSDDMGPPPKPWVCQKGFAHFDIQSILFDLNEAVQSRQSAVKRKNTTTGASAAAAASASNTSSLSSTQSGAYSSPCGSQEELNIKDGPSLDSGDDKSNDLVLSCPCFRNEIGGEGERNISPSKQGSIGSGASSSSRDEEGSPERAPNTHFSNAGVAVLESPKDGKSLHHDRGKSNIVEHVDLGAYYYRKYFYLREHWNYLGVDETLGPVAVSIRREKLEDHKEHGQQYNYRIIFRTSELTTLRGSILEDAVPSTSKHGLARGLPLKEVLDYLVPELNAHCLRLALNTPKVTEQLMKLDEQGLSFQLKVGIMYCQAGQSSEEEMYNNEAAGPALEEFLQLLGERVRLKGFSKYRAQLDTKTDSTGTHSLYTNFKDYEIMFHVSTMLPYTPNNKQQLLRKRHIGNDIVTIVFQEPGAKPFSPKNIRSHFQHVFVVVRALNPCSENTCYSVAVARSRDVPAFGPPIPEDATFPKSTVFRDFLLAKVINAENAAHKSDKFRAMATRTRQEYLRDLAERHVTSTPIDPSGKFPFISLAHKRKEKTRPYLGAELRSPGAITWPVYAEDHGAGGELEALLAISNDFLVLVDPEAKAVVFNCAVRDVIGWTLGSPASMKIYYERGENISLRSINNNTEDFREVVKRLEHLTKGCETSEMTLRRNGLGQLGFHVNYEGIVAEVEPYGYAWQAGLRQGSRLVEICKVAVATLSHEQMIDLLRTSVTVKVVIIPPHEDATPRRGCSELHRMPVVEYKGSNESGSFEYKFPFRSNNNKWQRTSSSPQQSLTASPQSHSGTPNRAVSLGASMGKTLSAERPERAAAIPRSVSSDGRPLDSKRMSPGSENYALTSSLMLGRSPHNRSSPSNLSCSSDTGSGSSAHWRQKSMPEGFAHNRHSPLPAERQMAAEGGSSGKSTPSWPRVEDSSDRPPSDAPVTKPSSSYSGGPRIQRQEQVIHLSPKKGSQSEGPYSHSSSNTLSSTTSSGGHSDDKWYDLGSGGMGEQPEAEPNGLGGGGYLQGASADSGIDATSYGPTHGSSSSLLAVGSAGARERAPSPWHSPTEGGRRVLERSPPVAESPVSPADVPPTTRSPPTHLLVRDGSSYSLSDMASHSSTRHSVSPAVLSSSHSSPREESSSATSPSSSSSQSSVSPGPKSFYPRQGATSKYLIGWRKPGSTINSVDFGDTRKRPQGEGTDAGSSQSRPSLRDLHSPQAMCKSTVEEDLKKLITPESPPSIQHKEKSSSSGLASSGRRSLHRTLSDESIYRGQRLPSLGDSVLEQALASDVLFSCSTLPRSPTTRGAPLRRPSYKMGIKMHGDLSASDTSLADLHERHRLPPPELGLMPLPDTDTDSGLDWTHLVDVANAFEVQRGFMFSSQDVSQRGETSLSPQHLELQPVPHTRLSPSEGPSSYSGKVSQLEALVKMLQEDLKKEREEKLKLQAQIKRLWEDNQRLQEESQSSAAKLKKFTEWVFNTIDLN, from the exons ATGACCAGTCTAAAGCGTTCACAGACCGAACGGTCTGTGGGCGGCTCCGTTCCCGCCACAGATGAGTTTTATACTCGGCGTCTACGCTTGCCCAATGGTGGTGCTCCACCTCCTCGCAGCGAGAGCACGCACTTGACTGGCACGCCCGGAGTTCCCAAAATGGGCGTTCGAGCGCGGGTCGCCGACTGGCCCCCCAGGAAAGATGGCGGCAGTGGAGGAAGTGGAGGAGGGGGAGGAAATGGAGGTGGGGTGTGGCACATCACAGTGGAGACGGATTCCCCCTCCACCACCACAGGAAGTGCCCAGAGTAACTTATCAAGCAAGCTCGGCCACCTGATCAGCCCTCAGGACTCATCCATGCTGCGCAACATTCACAACACGCTGAAGAACAAGATGCATAGTAAAGGCAAAGACAATCGCTTCCTCTCACCCGATGGCTATCTCGGGTCACCCCGCAAGGGCATGCGTCGTATTCGGCAACGCAGCAACAGCGACATCACCATTAGTGAACTGGATGGTGATGGCAGTGAGGGCTGGTCTTTCTCAGGATGGACGCCCATGCATCGAGAGTATGGCAGTACCTCATCTATTGACAAGCACGGCGTGTCTGGTGAAAGCTTCTTCGATATGCTCAAAGGCTACCAGACGGAAGCTCCAGACCAACGCAGCCCTGCCCCTGAAAAGTTAAGCGAGTTACTTACAGTAGCCCATAAACAAACTGCCCTTGACTTGCCTGACGGACCTCTTGGTCCTCTTCGTGGCAGTCCCGCCAGTCgtctgaaagaaagagaaaaacacaTGAAGAGGCGTTCAAAGTCGGAGACGGGTGGTGAGTCCATATTCCGCAAGTTGCGTAGCGTCAAAGCCGAAGGAGATTCATCACGTGCAGGTTCTGACGCAGAGGATGGAAAGTCTGATGATATGGGTCCCCCTCCCAAACCATGGGTCTGCCAGAAAGGTTTCGCGCACTTTGATATTCAGAGTATTCTGTTTGACCTGAATGAGGCTGTGCAGAGTCGGCAAAGTGCTGTTAAGCGGAAGAACACCACCACTGGTGCCTCTGCTGCAGCTGCGGCCTCTGCCTCCAACACTTCATCCCTTTCATCTACCCAAAGCGGAGCTTACAGCTCCCCTTGCGGCAGCCAGGAAGAGCTCAACATCAAGGATGGGCCTTCTCTTGACTCGGGTGATGACAAGAGCAACGATTTGGTTCTCAGCTGCCCGTGTTTCCGGAACGAAATTGGAGGTGAAGGAGAGAGGAACATCAGCCCTTCAAAGCAAGGTAGTATCGGCAGTGGCGCCTCCAGCTCTTCAAGAGATGAAGAAGGATCCCCTGAAAGAGCTCCCAACACACATTTCAGCAATGCAGGGGTGGCTGTTCTTGAATCCCCCAAGGATGGCAAAAGTCTCCACCACGATCGTGGAAAGAGCAACATAGTTGAACACGTGGACTTGGGTGCCTATTATTACCGAAAATACTTTTACTTGAGAG AGCACTGGAACTACTTAGGTGTTGATGAGACACTGGGACCTGTAGCTGTCAGCATTCGTCGGGAAAAACTGGAGGATCACAAAGAGCACGGCCAGCAATACAACTACAGAATCATCTTCAGAACCAGCGAG TTAACAACCTTACGGGGCTCCATTTTGGAGGATGCTGTGCCCTCCACCTCCAAGCATGGCTTGGCTCGAGGGCTGCCTTTAAAGGAGGTGCTGGATTACCTCGTACCTGAGCTCAATGCTCACTGCCTCCGACTTGCTCTTAACACACCGAAGGTCACAGAGCAGCTGATGAAACTGGATGAGCAGGGG CTCAGCTTCCAGTTGAAAGTGGGAATCATGTACTGTCAGGCCGGCCAGAGCAGCGAGGAGGAGATGTACAATAATGAGGCAGCAGGTCCCGCCCTAGAAGAGTTCCTGCAGTTGCTGGGGGAAAGGGTGCGCCTTAAGGGTTTTTCCAAGTACCGTGCCCAACTGGACACTAAAA CCGACTCTACTGGAACACATTCTTTGTACACAAATTTTAAAGACTATGAGATCATGTTCCACGTGTCTACAATGCTGCCCTACACGCCCAATAACAAACAGCAG CTGCTAAGGAAAAGACACATCGGAAATGACATTGTCACAATCGTGTTTCAAGAGCCCGGAGCAAAGCCCTTTAGTCCCAAGAACATCCGCTCACACTTTCAGCATGTCTTTGTGGTTGTACGCGCACTCAACCCGTGCTCTGAAAATACCTGCTACAG TGTGGCAGTGGCTCGCTCACGAGATGTACCTGCCTTTGGTCCACCTATTCCTGAGGATGCTACATTCCCAAAGTCCACAGTCTTTCGAGATTTCCTTTTGGCTAAGGtcatcaatgctgaaaatgcagccCACAAGTCAGACAAGTTTCGCGCCATGGCCACTCGGACACGGCAGGAGTACTTGAGGGACCTGGCTGAGCGGCACGTTACGAGCACGCCTATTGATCCCTCGGGCAAATTTCCTTTCATTTCTCTGGCCCACAAGCGTAAGGAGAAGACCCGGCCCTACCTTGGCGCGGAGCTTCGGAGCCCAGGGGCCATCACCTGGCCTGTTTACGCCGAGGACCATGGAGCCGGAGGAGAACTGGAGGCCCTGCTGGCCATTTCAAATGACTTTCTAGTGCTGGTGGACCCAGAAGCCAAGGCTGTTGTATTCAACTGCGCTGTCCGAGATGTCATTGGTTGGACGCTGGGAAGCCCTGCTTCCATGAAGATCTACTATGAACGTGGAGAGAACATCTCCCTACGCTCCATCAATAACAACACAGAAGACTTCCGTGAGGTTGTCAAACGTTTAGAG CACCTAACTAAAGGCTGTGAAACATCTGAGATGACCTTGCGGAGGAATGGGCTGGGCCAACTTGGCTTTCACGTTAACTATGAGGGCATCGTGGCAGAGGTGGAGCCGTACGGCTATGCCTGGCAAGCAGGGCTGAGGCAAGGCAGCCGATTGGTCGAAATTTGCAAGGTGGCTGTGGCAACACTTTCACACGAGCAGATGATAGACCTGCTCCGCACCTCAGTCACAGTGAAAGTTGTCATCATACCACCCCatgaggatgccacacctcgcAG GGGCTGTTCAGAACTGCACCGTATGCCAGTTGTTGAATACAAAGGCAGCAATGAGAGCGGCTCATTTGAGTACAAGTTTCCTTTCCGGAGCAATAACAACAAGTGGCAGCGCACCTCTTCCAGCCCACAGCAGTCCCTCACTGCCTCACCTCAGAGTCACAGCGGGACCCCGAACCGTGCTGTCAGCCTGGGGGCCAGCATGGGCAAGACCCTCTCTGCGGAGCGGCCAGAAAGAGCTGCTGCCATCCCCCGCAGCGTGTCCAGTGATGGTCGACCCCTGGACTCCAAAAG GATGTCTCCAGGTTCTGAGAACTATGCCCTGACCTCCTCTCTCATGTTGGGCCGCTCGCCGCACAACCGCAGTTCCCCCAGTAACCTCTCTTGTTCCAGTGACACGGGTTCAGGCAGCTCTGCTCACTGGAGGCAGAAGTCCATGCCTGAGGG ATTTGCACACAACAGGCACTCTCCTCTCCCAGCGGAGCGGCAAATGGCGGCAGAGGGAGGAAGCAGTGGCAAGTCAACCCCCAGCTGGCCCAGAGTGGAGGACAGCTCTGACAGACCACCATCAG ATGCTCCAGTCACTAAGCCTAGCTCGTCCTACTCAGGCGGCCCACGCATCCAGAGACAGGAACAGGTCATTCACCTTTCACCCAAGAAGGGCAGCCAG TCTGAAGGTCCATACTCCCACTCCAGCAGTAATACGCTCTCCAGTACCACGTCTAGTGGGGGTCACAGCGATGACAAGTGGTATGATCTTGGTAGTGGAGGGATGGGAGAGCAGCCTGAAGCTGAGCCAAACGGTCTGGGTGGCGGTGGCTACCTGCAGGGTGCTTCAGCTGACAGTGGCATCGATGCTACATCATACGGCCCTACCCATGGGAGTTCCAGCTCTCTGCTGGCTGTGGGATCTGCTGGGGCCAGAGAAAGAGCCCCTTCACCCTGGCACAGCCCCACAGAAGGGGGCCGGAGGGTGCTTGAGAGGTCCCCTCCCGTTGCAGAGTCCCCAGTGTCCCCTGCTGATGTTCCGCCTACTACCCGAAGCCCACCGACCCATCTACTGGTCCGGGATGGCAGTTCTTACAGTCTGAGTGACATGGCCTCCCATTCTAG CACACGCCACTCTGTCAGCCCTGCAGTCCTGAGCTCCAGCCACAGCTCCCCACGTGAAGAGTCTTCCTCGGCCACCTccccctcctcctcttcctcccagAGCTCAGTGTCACCTGGCCCCAAGAGTTTCTATCCTCGCCAAGGGGCCACTAGCAAGTACCTGATCGGCTGGAGGAAACCGGGCAGCACCATCAACTCTGTGGACTTTGGGGACACACGCAA AAGACCACAGGGTGAGGGGACAGACGCTGGGTCTTCTCAGTCGAGGCCTTCTCTTAGGGATCTGCACTCTCCTCAAGCCATGTGCAAGTCTACAGTGGAAGAAGATCTGAAGAAACTCATCACACCAGAAAGTCCCCCATCCATTCAGCACAAGGAGAAG TCCTCCTCCTCAGGTCTAGCAAGCTCAGGGCGGCGTTCTCTGCACCGCACCCTGTCAGATGAGAGTATATACCGGGGTCAGCGGCTGCCGTCTCTGGGAGATTCAGttctggagcaggctctggccAGTGACGTGCTCTTCAGCTGCTCTACCCTTCCACGATCGCCGACCACCCGTGGCGCCCCTCTGCGCAGACCTTCCTACAAAATGGGCATCAAGATGCATG GTGACCTCTCAGCGTCTGACACCTCTCTAGCAGACCTGCACGAGCGGCACAGGCTGCCTCCTCCTGAGCTGGGTCTCATGCCTCTCCCGGACACGGACACAGACAGCGGCCTGGACTGGACCCACCTTGTGGATGTTGCCAATGCTTTCGAGG TGCAAAGAGGGTTTATGTTTAGTTCTCAGGACGTCAGTCAGAGAGGAGAGACTTCACTCAGTCCTCAGCATCTAGAGCTGCAGCCAGTGCCCCACACCAGACTCTCCCCCAG TGAGGGGCCTTCAAGCTACAGTGGGAAGGTTTCTCAGCTAGAAGCTTTGGTGAAGATGTTGCAGGAGGACTTGAAGAAA GAAAGGGAAGAGAAATTGAAACTTCAGGCACAAATTAAGAGGCTTTGGGAGGACAATCAGAGGCTGCAAGAAGAGTCTCAAAGCTCTGCTGCCAAGCTCAAGAAGTTCACAGAGTGGGTCTTTAACACCATCGATCTGAACTGA